From the Arvicola amphibius chromosome 2, mArvAmp1.2, whole genome shotgun sequence genome, one window contains:
- the Hoxa2 gene encoding homeobox protein Hox-A2: MNYEFEREIGFINSQPSLAECLTSFPPVADTFQSSSIKTSALSHSTLIPPPFEQTIPSLNPGSHPRHGAGGRPKSSPAGSRGSPVPAGALQPPEYPWMKEKKAAKKTALPPATAASTGPACLGHKESLEIADGSGGGSRRLRTAYTNTQLLELEKEFHFNKYLCRPRRVEIAALLDLTERQVKVWFQNRRMKHKRQTQCKENQNSEGKFKSLEDSEKVEEDEEEKSLFEQALSVSGALLEREGYTFQQNALSQQQAPNGHNGDSQTFPVSPLTSNEKNLKHFQHQSPTVPNCLSTMGQNCGAGLNNDSPEALEVPSLQDFNVFSTDSCLQLSDALSPSLPGSLDSPVDISADSFDFFTDTLTTIDLQHLNY; encoded by the exons ATGAATTACGAATTTGAGCGAGAGATTGGTTTTATCAATAGCCAGCCGTCGCTCGCTGAGTGCCTGACATCTTTTCCCCCTGTCGCTGATACATTTCAAAGTTCATCAATCAAGACCTCGGCGCTTTCACACTCGACACTGATTCCTCCTCCTTTTGAGCAGACCATTCCCAGCCTGAACCCGGGCAGTCACCCTCGCCACGGCGCTGGCGGCCGCCCCAAATCGAGCCCCGCGGGCAGTCGCGGCAGTCCGGTGCCCGCCGGCGCCCTGCAGCCGCCAGAGTACCCCtggatgaaggagaagaaggcGGCCAAGAAAACCGCGCTGCCGCCCGCCACTGCCGCCTCCACGGGCCCTGCCTGCCTCGGCCACAAAG AATCCCTGGAAATAGCTGATGGCAGCGGCGGGGGATCCAGGCGCCTGAGAACTGCATACACCAACACTCAGCttttggagctggagaaggaattTCATTTCAACAAGTACCTTTGCAGACCCCGGAGGGTGGAAATCGCCGCGCTGCTGGATTTGACTGAGAGACAGGTGAAAGTGTGGTTTCAGAACCGGAGGATGAAGCACAAGAGGCAGACTCAGTGCAAGGAGAACCAAAACAGCGAAGGGAAATTTAAAAGCCTGGAGGACTCAGAGAAAGtggaggaggacgaggaagagAAGTCACTCTTTGAACAAGCCCTGAGCGTCTCCGGGGCCCTTCTGGAGAGGGAAGGTTACACTTTTCAGCAAAACGCGCTCTCTCAACAGCAGGCTCCCAATGGGCACAATGGCGACTCTCAAACTTTCCCAGTTTCGCCTTTAACCAGCAATGAGAAAAATTTGAAACATTTTCAGCACCAGTCACCCACTGTTCCTAACTGCTTGTCAACAATGGGCCAGAACTGTGGAGCTGGTCTGAACAATGACAGTCCCGAGGCCCTCGAGGTCCCCTCTTTGCAGGACTTCAATGTTTTCTCTACAGATTCCTGCCTGCAGCTTTCAGATGCGCTGTCGCCCAGCTTGCCGGGCTCCCTGGACAGTCCCGTAGATATTTCAGCTGACAGCTTTGACTTTTTTACAGACACACTCACCACAATCGACCTACAGCATCTGAATTACTaa